The Trichosurus vulpecula isolate mTriVul1 chromosome 4, mTriVul1.pri, whole genome shotgun sequence genome contains a region encoding:
- the CHPF gene encoding chondroitin sulfate synthase 2 produces MRASLLLSVLRPAGPVAVGISLGFTLSLLSVTWVEEPCGPGPPRPGDPDLPLRGYTNAARRPNSVQTSPDRERPEDTESWEPRVVPYRPTHSSQIPKKAVRTRYISTELGIRQRLLVAVLTTQDTLPSMGVAVNRTLGHWLEQVVFLTGRKSRREPPGMSVVALGEERPIGQLHLALHHLLQKYGEDFDWFFLVQDTTYTEAHRLARLAGHLSLATASHLYLGRPQEFIGDPTPSRYCHSGFGVLLSRMLLQQLQPHLESCRNDIVSARPDEWLGRCILDATGVSCTGEHQGVHYNYLELGGAGEAVQEGDLHFQSALTAHPVRDPVQMYKLHKAFTRAELERTYQEIQELQLEIQNTSLLSVDGEQEASWPLGIPAPFRPSSRFEVLSWDYFTEKHVFSCADGSPSCPLRGADQDDLADVLGAALEELNRRYHPALQLRKQQLLNGYRRFDPTRGMEYTLDLELEALTPEGARRHLTRRVQLLRPLSRVEILPVPYVTEASRLTVLLPLAAADIDLAPHFLEAFAAAALEPGDTAVALTLLLLYEPQQAQHVTHSDVFASVKSRVAELERRYPGSQVPWLSVQTAVPSPLRLLDLLSKKHALDTLFLLAGPATVLTSDFLNRCRMHAIAGWQAFFPMHFQAFHPAVAPPQGPGPPELGRDTGHFDRHVASEACFYNSDYVAARGQLAKAWEQEEELLEGVDLYELFLKFSSLHVLRAVEPALLQPYRHQPCGAQLSESLYHHCRQSVLEGLGSRAQLAMLLFEQEQGNST; encoded by the exons GCTGTCGGTGCTGCGGCCCGCGGGGCCCGTGGCCGTGggcatttctctgggcttcacccTGAGCCTGCTCAGCGTCACCTGGGTGGAGGAGCCCTGTGGCCCCGGCCCACCCCGCCCCGGGGATCCCGACCTGCCCCTTCGCGGTTACACCAACGCAGCCCGCCGGCCCAACTCGGTGCAGACCAGCCCGGATCGCGAGCGGCCGGAGGACACGGAGAGCTGGGAACCCCGCGTGGTGCCCTACCGCCCCACGCACTCTAGCCAGATCCCCAAGAAAGCAGTCAG GACCCGATACATCAGCACAGAGCTGGGCATCCGGCAGAGGCTGCTGGTGGCTGTGCTCACCACCCAGGATACCCTGCCCTCGATGGGTGTGGCAGTGAACAGAACACTTGGACATTGGCTGGAGCAGGTGGTGTTCCTGACCGGCAGAAAGAGCCGAAGGGAGCCCCCTGGCATGTCAGTGGTGGCGCTGGGGGAGGAGCGGCCTATTGGGCAGCTGCACCTGgcccttcatcacctcttgcagAAGTATGGGGAGGATTTTGACTGGTTCTTCCTGGTGCAAGATACCACCTATACAGAGGCCCACAGGCTAGCCCGGCTGGCTGGCCATCTCAGCCTGGCCACAGCCTCCCACCTCTACCTGGGCCGGCCCCAAGAATTCATCGGAGACCCTACCCCAAGTCGATACTGCCACAGTGGCTTTGGGGTATTATTATCCCGCATGCTCCTGCAACAACTACAGCCACACTTGGAGAGTTGCCGAAATGATATTGTCAGCGCTCGGCCTGATGAATGGCTGGGCCGATGTATCCTTGACGCCACCGGGGTCAGCTGTACAGGCGAGCACCAG GGCGTGCACTATAACTACCTGGAACTGGGCGGTGCTGGGGAGGCGGTGCAGGAGGGGGATCTCCACTTCCAAAGTGCCCTGACTGCCCACCCCGTAAGGGACCCCGTGCAAATGTACAAGCTGCACAAGGCTTTCACACGAGCTGAATTGGAGCGCACCTACCAGGAGATCCAGGAGCTGCAG TTGGAGATCCAGAACACAAGCCTGCTGTCTGTGGATGGGGAACAGGAGGCATCCTGGCCATTAGGCATCCCAGCCCCATTCCGTCCATCCTCTCGATTCGAGGTGCTGAGCTGGGACTACTTTACGGAGAAGCATGTCTTCTCCTGCGCGGACGGGTCCCCTAGTTGTCCTCTGCGAGGAGCTGACCAAGATGACTTGGCCGACGTGCTGGGAGCTGCCCTAGAAGAGCTAAATCGCCGCTACCACCCTGCTCTTCAGCTTCGTAAGCAACAGCTGCTCAACGGTTACCGCCGCTTTGACCCCACCCGGGGCATGGAGTACACGCTGGACCTGGAGCTGGAGGCGCTAACCCCAGAGGGGGCCCGCCGGCACCTCACCCGCCGAGTCCAGCTCCTGAGGCCGCTGAGCCGGGTGGAAATCCTGCCGGTGCCCTATGTTACAGAGGCGTCCCGCCTCACCGTGCTGCTGCCCCTGGCGGCAGCCGACATAGACCTGGCGCCCCACTTCCTGGAGGCCTTCGCTGCTGCCGCTCTGGAGCCAGGGGACACTGCGGTGGCACTGACCCTGCTCCTACTCTACGAGCCACAGCAAGCCCAGCACGTGACCCACTCCGATGTCTTCGCATCGGTAAAGAGCCGCGTGGCCGAGCTGGAACGACGCTATCCTGGTTCCCAAGTGCCCTGGCTCAGCGTGCAGACGGCAGTCCCGTCGCCCCTTCGCCTGTTGGACCTGCTCTCCAAGAAGCACGCGCTGGACACGCTCTTCCTGCTGGCAGGGCCGGCCACAGTCCTCACTTCGGATTTCCTGAACCGATGCCGGATGCACGCAATTGCTGGCTGGCAGGCTTTCTTCCCCATGCACTTCCAAGCCTTCCATCCTGCTGTGGCACCCCCGCAGGGCCCGGGGCCCCCTGAGCTGGGCCGGGACACGGGTCACTTCGACCGCCACGTGGCCAGCGAAGCCTGCTTCTACAACTCTGACTATGTGGCCGCCCGGGGGCAGCTGGCAAAGGCTTGGGAGCAGGAAGAGGAGCTTCTGGAGGGTGTGGATCTGTACGAACTTTTCCTGAAGTTTTCCAGCTTGCACGTGCTGCGGGCTGTGGAGCCTGCCCTGCTGCAGCCTTACAGACACCAGCCCTGCGGGGCTCAGCTCAGCGAGAGCCTCTATCACCACTGCCGCCAGAGCGTCCTGGAGGGCCTGGGCTCCCGGGCTCAGCTGGCCATGCTGCTCTTTGAGCAAGAGCAAGGTAACAGCACCTGA
- the ASIC4 gene encoding acid-sensing ion channel 4 isoform X2, producing MPIEIVCKIKFSEEDAKPKEKEEGDEQSLLGAACQGAPPRDLATFASSSTLHGLGHACGRGPRGLRRSLWALALLASLAAFLYQAVGLARSYLARPHLVSLDPAGVAPALGFPAVTLCNINRFRHSALSDADIFHLANLTGLPPKDRDGHRAAGLRYPEPDMVDILNRTGHQLADMLKSCNFSGHHCSASNFSVVYTRYGKCYTFNADPQSPRPSRAGGMGSGLEIMLDIQQEEYLPIWRETNETSFEAGIRVQIHSQEEPPYIHQLGFGVSPGFQTFVSCQEQRLTYLPQPWGNCRAESEGGEPELQGYASYSVSACRLRCEKEAVLARCHCRMVHMPDSLGGGSGGRCTCPMPCNLTRYGKEISMVRIPNRSSARYLARKYNRNETYIRENFLVLDVFFEALTSESVEQRAAYGLSALLGDIGGQMGLFIGASILTFLEILDYIYEVSWDRLKRTWRRPKPPLRTSTGGISTLGLQELKEQSPCPGRGCAEAGGASSLLPNHHHPHGPPGGLFEDFAC from the exons ATGCCTATCGAGATAGTGTGCAAAATCAAATTTTCCGAGGAGGATGCAAAAccgaaggagaaggaagagggggacgAGCAGAGCCTGTTGGGGGCAGCGTGCCAGGGGGCGCCCCCGAGGGATCTGGCCACCTTTGCCAGCTCCAGCACCCTGCACGGCTTGGGGCATGCCTGTGGCCGGGGGCCTCGAGGGCTTCGCAGGAGCCTGTGGGCACTGGCCCTTTTGGCCTCCCTGGCTGCTTTCCTTTACCAGGCTGTGGGCCTGGCCCGTAGCTACCTGGCTCGGCCTCACCTGGTCTCCCTGGACCCAGCCGGGGTAGCCCCTGCCCTGGGCTTTCCTGCTGTCACCCTTTGCAACATCAACCGCTTCCGACACTCTGCTCTCAGTGATGCTGACATCTTCCACTTGGCCAACCTGACGGGACTGCCCCCTAAGGATAGAGATGGACATCGGGCAGCAGGCCTTCGATACCCCGAGCCGGACATGGTGGACATTCTGAACCGCACTGGCCACCAGCTGGCCGATATGCTCAAGAGCTGCAACTTCAGTGGCCACCACTGTTCCGCCAGTAACTTCTCTGTG GTATATACTCGTTATGGGAAGTGCTACACTTTTAATGCTGACCCCCAGAGTCCACGGCCCAGCAGGGCAGGGGGCATGGGCAGTGGCTTGGAGATCATGCTAGACATTCAACAGGAAGAGTACCTGCCCATCTGGAGAGAGACTA ATGAGACATCATTTGAGGCTGGCATCCGGGTTCAGATCCACAGCCAAGAGGAGCCACCATATATCCACCAGCTAGGGTTTGGGGTGTCTCCAGGCTTCCAGACATTTGTGTCCTGCCAGGAGCAGCGG ctGACATACCTGCCCCAGCCGTGGGGTAATTGCAGGGCTGAGAGTGAGGGAGGGGAGCCAGAACTCCAAGGCTATGCATCCTACAGTGTCTCAGCCTGCCGGCTTCGTTGTGAGAAGGAAGCCGTGTTGGCACGCTGCCATTGCAGAATGGTTCACATGCCAG ACTCTCTGGGTGGGGGATCAGGAGGCCGCTGTACTTGCCCCATGCCTTGCAATCTGACACGCTATGGGAAAGAGATCTCCATGGTTCGGATCCCCAACCGAAGCTCAGCCCGCTATCTGGCCAGGAAGTACAACCGAAACGAGACCTACATACG AGAGAACTTCCTGGTCTTGGATGTTTTCTTTGAAGCCCTGACTTCCGAGTCTGTGGAGCAGAGAGCAGCTTATGGCCTGTCTGCCCTCCTGG GTGACATCGGAGGTCAGATGGGGCTCTTCATTGGGGCCAGCATCCTCACCTTTCTCGAGATCCTTGACTACATCTATGAG GTGTCCTGGGACCGGCTGAAGAGGACATGGCGCCGCCCCAAGCCACCCCTTAGGACCTCAACAGGAGGCATTTCTACCTTAGGGCTGCAGGAGCTGAAGGAGCAG AGCCCGTGCCCAGGACGAGGttgtgctgaggctggtggggcCAGCAGTCTGCTccccaaccaccaccaccctcatGGCCCTCCTGGAGGCCTCTTTGAAGACTTTGCCTGCTAA
- the GMPPA gene encoding mannose-1-phosphate guanyltransferase alpha isoform X2 has product MLKAVILIGGPQKGTRFRPLSFEVPKPLFPVAGVPMIQHHIEACAQVPGMQEILLIGFYQPDEALTRFLEAAQQEFNLPIRYLQEFAPLGTGGGLYHFRDQILAGGPEAFFVLNADVCSDFPLGAMLEAHRHQPHPFLLLGTTANRTQSLNYGCIVENPETHEVLHYVEKPSTFVSDIINCGIYLFSPEALKPLRDVFQRNQQDPQLDGSSGSWPGAGTIRLEQDVFTALSGQGQIYVHLTDGIWSQIKSAGSALYASRLYLNRYQLTHPERLAHLTPGGPCIRGNVFIHPTAKVASSAVLGPNVSIGEGVTIGEGVRLRESIVLHGATLQEHTCVLHSIVGWGSTVGRWARVEGTPNDPNPNDPRARMDSESLFRDGKLLPAITILGCRVRIPAEVLILNSIVLPHKELSRSFTNQIIL; this is encoded by the exons ATGCTCAAAGCGGTGATCCTGATCGGAGGTCCCCAGAAGG GGACCAGATTCCGACCTTTGTCTTTTGAAGTGCCCAAACCGCTTTTTCCTGTAGCGGGAGTCCCCATGATCCAGCATCACATAGAGGCCTGTGCCCAG GTTCCTGGGATGCAGGaaattctcctcattggtttctACCAACCAGATGAGGCGCTGACCCGTTTCTTGGAGGCTGCTCAGCAGGAGTTCAACCTTCCtatcag GTACCTGCAGGAATTTGCCCCCCTGGGTACAGGGGGTGGTCTGTATCATTTCCGAGACCAGATCCTGGCAGGGGGTCCCGAAGCCTTCTTCGTTCTTAATGCCGATGTCTGCTCAGACTTCCCGCTGGGGGCTATGCTAGAAGCCCACAGACACCAGCCCCATCCTTTCTTGCTCCTTGGCACCACG GCAAACCGGACTCAATCCCTCAACTATGGTTGCATTGTGGAGAATCCAGAAACACATGAG GTCTTGCACTACGTAGAGAAACCAAGCACATTTGTGAGTGACATCATCAACTGTGGCATTTACCTCTTCTCCCCGGAAGCCTTGAAGCCCCTCCGTGATGTCTTCCAGCGAAACCAGCAGGACCCGCAACT GGATGGCTCTTCAGGCAGTTGGCCTGGGGCAGGGACCATCCGGCTGGAGCAGGATGTGTTCACAGCACTCTCTGGACAGGGCCAAATCTACGTCCATCTCACCGATGGTATCTGGAGTCAAATCAAGTCTGCAGG ttcTGCTCTTTATGCCTCTCGTCTCTATCTGAACCGATACCAGCTCACTCACCCTGAGCGGCTGGCCCACCTCACTCCTGGAGGTCCCTGCATCAGAG GAAATGTTTTCATCCACCCGACAGCTAAGGTGGCCTCATCTGCAGTG CTTGGTCCTAATGTCTCCATCGGGGAAGGTGTGACTATAGGGGAGGGAGTCCGGCTCCGAGAATCCATTGTCCTCCATGGAGCAACTCTGCAG GAGCACACGTGTGTGCTACACAGTATTGTAGGTTGGGGGAGCACAGTAGGACGATGGGCCCGAGTGGAGGGTACTCCCAACGATCCCAATCCCAACGATCCTCGAGCCCGAATGGACAGTGAGAGCCTTTTCCGGGATGGGAAGTTGCTGCCAGCCATCACTATCCTGG GTTGCCGGGTTAGAATTCCTGCCGAGGTGTTGATCCTGAATTCCATTGTATTGCCACACAAGGAGCTGAGCCGGAGCTTCACCAACCAGATCATCCTCTGA
- the ASIC4 gene encoding acid-sensing ion channel 4 isoform X1, with product MPIEIVCKIKFSEEDAKPKEKEEGDEQSLLGAACQGAPPRDLATFASSSTLHGLGHACGRGPRGLRRSLWALALLASLAAFLYQAVGLARSYLARPHLVSLDPAGVAPALGFPAVTLCNINRFRHSALSDADIFHLANLTGLPPKDRDGHRAAGLRYPEPDMVDILNRTGHQLADMLKSCNFSGHHCSASNFSVVYTRYGKCYTFNADPQSPRPSRAGGMGSGLEIMLDIQQEEYLPIWRETNETSFEAGIRVQIHSQEEPPYIHQLGFGVSPGFQTFVSCQEQRLTYLPQPWGNCRAESEGGEPELQGYASYSVSACRLRCEKEAVLARCHCRMVHMPGNETICSPNIYIECADHTLDSLGGGSGGRCTCPMPCNLTRYGKEISMVRIPNRSSARYLARKYNRNETYIRENFLVLDVFFEALTSESVEQRAAYGLSALLGDIGGQMGLFIGASILTFLEILDYIYEVSWDRLKRTWRRPKPPLRTSTGGISTLGLQELKEQSPCPGRGCAEAGGASSLLPNHHHPHGPPGGLFEDFAC from the exons ATGCCTATCGAGATAGTGTGCAAAATCAAATTTTCCGAGGAGGATGCAAAAccgaaggagaaggaagagggggacgAGCAGAGCCTGTTGGGGGCAGCGTGCCAGGGGGCGCCCCCGAGGGATCTGGCCACCTTTGCCAGCTCCAGCACCCTGCACGGCTTGGGGCATGCCTGTGGCCGGGGGCCTCGAGGGCTTCGCAGGAGCCTGTGGGCACTGGCCCTTTTGGCCTCCCTGGCTGCTTTCCTTTACCAGGCTGTGGGCCTGGCCCGTAGCTACCTGGCTCGGCCTCACCTGGTCTCCCTGGACCCAGCCGGGGTAGCCCCTGCCCTGGGCTTTCCTGCTGTCACCCTTTGCAACATCAACCGCTTCCGACACTCTGCTCTCAGTGATGCTGACATCTTCCACTTGGCCAACCTGACGGGACTGCCCCCTAAGGATAGAGATGGACATCGGGCAGCAGGCCTTCGATACCCCGAGCCGGACATGGTGGACATTCTGAACCGCACTGGCCACCAGCTGGCCGATATGCTCAAGAGCTGCAACTTCAGTGGCCACCACTGTTCCGCCAGTAACTTCTCTGTG GTATATACTCGTTATGGGAAGTGCTACACTTTTAATGCTGACCCCCAGAGTCCACGGCCCAGCAGGGCAGGGGGCATGGGCAGTGGCTTGGAGATCATGCTAGACATTCAACAGGAAGAGTACCTGCCCATCTGGAGAGAGACTA ATGAGACATCATTTGAGGCTGGCATCCGGGTTCAGATCCACAGCCAAGAGGAGCCACCATATATCCACCAGCTAGGGTTTGGGGTGTCTCCAGGCTTCCAGACATTTGTGTCCTGCCAGGAGCAGCGG ctGACATACCTGCCCCAGCCGTGGGGTAATTGCAGGGCTGAGAGTGAGGGAGGGGAGCCAGAACTCCAAGGCTATGCATCCTACAGTGTCTCAGCCTGCCGGCTTCGTTGTGAGAAGGAAGCCGTGTTGGCACGCTGCCATTGCAGAATGGTTCACATGCCAG GCAATGAGACCATCTGCTCCCCCAACATCTACATTGAGTGTGCAGACCACACTTTGG ACTCTCTGGGTGGGGGATCAGGAGGCCGCTGTACTTGCCCCATGCCTTGCAATCTGACACGCTATGGGAAAGAGATCTCCATGGTTCGGATCCCCAACCGAAGCTCAGCCCGCTATCTGGCCAGGAAGTACAACCGAAACGAGACCTACATACG AGAGAACTTCCTGGTCTTGGATGTTTTCTTTGAAGCCCTGACTTCCGAGTCTGTGGAGCAGAGAGCAGCTTATGGCCTGTCTGCCCTCCTGG GTGACATCGGAGGTCAGATGGGGCTCTTCATTGGGGCCAGCATCCTCACCTTTCTCGAGATCCTTGACTACATCTATGAG GTGTCCTGGGACCGGCTGAAGAGGACATGGCGCCGCCCCAAGCCACCCCTTAGGACCTCAACAGGAGGCATTTCTACCTTAGGGCTGCAGGAGCTGAAGGAGCAG AGCCCGTGCCCAGGACGAGGttgtgctgaggctggtggggcCAGCAGTCTGCTccccaaccaccaccaccctcatGGCCCTCCTGGAGGCCTCTTTGAAGACTTTGCCTGCTAA
- the GMPPA gene encoding mannose-1-phosphate guanyltransferase alpha isoform X1, with the protein MLKAVILIGGPQKGTRFRPLSFEVPKPLFPVAGVPMIQHHIEACAQVPGMQEILLIGFYQPDEALTRFLEAAQQEFNLPIRYLQEFAPLGTGGGLYHFRDQILAGGPEAFFVLNADVCSDFPLGAMLEAHRHQPHPFLLLGTTANRTQSLNYGCIVENPETHEVLHYVEKPSTFVSDIINCGIYLFSPEALKPLRDVFQRNQQDPQLCLDLGDGSSGSWPGAGTIRLEQDVFTALSGQGQIYVHLTDGIWSQIKSAGSALYASRLYLNRYQLTHPERLAHLTPGGPCIRGNVFIHPTAKVASSAVLGPNVSIGEGVTIGEGVRLRESIVLHGATLQEHTCVLHSIVGWGSTVGRWARVEGTPNDPNPNDPRARMDSESLFRDGKLLPAITILGCRVRIPAEVLILNSIVLPHKELSRSFTNQIIL; encoded by the exons ATGCTCAAAGCGGTGATCCTGATCGGAGGTCCCCAGAAGG GGACCAGATTCCGACCTTTGTCTTTTGAAGTGCCCAAACCGCTTTTTCCTGTAGCGGGAGTCCCCATGATCCAGCATCACATAGAGGCCTGTGCCCAG GTTCCTGGGATGCAGGaaattctcctcattggtttctACCAACCAGATGAGGCGCTGACCCGTTTCTTGGAGGCTGCTCAGCAGGAGTTCAACCTTCCtatcag GTACCTGCAGGAATTTGCCCCCCTGGGTACAGGGGGTGGTCTGTATCATTTCCGAGACCAGATCCTGGCAGGGGGTCCCGAAGCCTTCTTCGTTCTTAATGCCGATGTCTGCTCAGACTTCCCGCTGGGGGCTATGCTAGAAGCCCACAGACACCAGCCCCATCCTTTCTTGCTCCTTGGCACCACG GCAAACCGGACTCAATCCCTCAACTATGGTTGCATTGTGGAGAATCCAGAAACACATGAG GTCTTGCACTACGTAGAGAAACCAAGCACATTTGTGAGTGACATCATCAACTGTGGCATTTACCTCTTCTCCCCGGAAGCCTTGAAGCCCCTCCGTGATGTCTTCCAGCGAAACCAGCAGGACCCGCAACT CTGCCTTGATCTGGG GGATGGCTCTTCAGGCAGTTGGCCTGGGGCAGGGACCATCCGGCTGGAGCAGGATGTGTTCACAGCACTCTCTGGACAGGGCCAAATCTACGTCCATCTCACCGATGGTATCTGGAGTCAAATCAAGTCTGCAGG ttcTGCTCTTTATGCCTCTCGTCTCTATCTGAACCGATACCAGCTCACTCACCCTGAGCGGCTGGCCCACCTCACTCCTGGAGGTCCCTGCATCAGAG GAAATGTTTTCATCCACCCGACAGCTAAGGTGGCCTCATCTGCAGTG CTTGGTCCTAATGTCTCCATCGGGGAAGGTGTGACTATAGGGGAGGGAGTCCGGCTCCGAGAATCCATTGTCCTCCATGGAGCAACTCTGCAG GAGCACACGTGTGTGCTACACAGTATTGTAGGTTGGGGGAGCACAGTAGGACGATGGGCCCGAGTGGAGGGTACTCCCAACGATCCCAATCCCAACGATCCTCGAGCCCGAATGGACAGTGAGAGCCTTTTCCGGGATGGGAAGTTGCTGCCAGCCATCACTATCCTGG GTTGCCGGGTTAGAATTCCTGCCGAGGTGTTGATCCTGAATTCCATTGTATTGCCACACAAGGAGCTGAGCCGGAGCTTCACCAACCAGATCATCCTCTGA